In the genome of Streptomyces sp. Q6, the window ACAAGGAGGTCTGGTACAGCGAGGGGACCGGGTCCTTCGGGGTCACCGACTATCGGGTGAACAACAACGAAGGGCCGGGCGGCGCCAGTACCGGGATCGGCGGTGTGCAAAGCGCCCTCGACGTCGCCAATCGTCTGGTCAAGGGGTACGCGAACTCGAAGCGGACGCATTACATTTTCCAGCCCGCCATCGGGTCCTTCTACGAGGGTGCTCAGTACAGTCACAAGGAGCTTGTCAGCGCGCGCGATCCCTGGTCGGGGTATCTGCATTACGACGCCGCGATCTACGTGATGCAGCAGTTCACCCAGTTCGCGAAGACCGGGTGGGAGAACGACACGAACACCGCGGGGATCTGGCGGACCGTGCCCGAAGCCAGTCACAGCGGGGTGAGCGGGACCGAGAACCTCGACGGGTCCAACGGTGCCCCGAGTTATATGACGCTCGCCGATCCCGCCAAGAAGGACTTCTCCACCGTCGTCGTCAACGACAGCGATCAGGCGAAGACCTATCGGATCAAGGCCGAGAACCTCCGGCTCGGCAGCGATCCGACCATGGAGGTGTGGGAGACGCGCGCGGCCGACGCCGGGCAGCGCTACGACGCCAACTTCAAGCACCTGGTCGACGAGATCCGGCCCGACGGCGACGGGTACTACGCGTACACCGTGAAGCCGCGCTCGATCACCACCCTCACGACCCTCGACGCGAGCGCCGACGACGCCACGGCCCGGCGACTGCCCGCGTCCGGCGAGCGGACCGTCCTCGACACCGACGCGAGCGGCGGCCGCGCCGACACCCGCGACCGGTATCTGTACGCCGACGACTTCGCGTACGACGAGGAGGGGAAGGTCCGCGTCGGGAAGACGTATCAGCCCTATCTCGCCTCGCGCGGCGACCAGCCCCGCTACATGGTCGACCAGACCGGCGCGTGGGAGGTGGGGGACGACGGGAAGCTGTACCAGTACATGGATCCGTCCATGAAGGACACCGCCGCCTGGAACAAGAACACCCCCAACACCACGGTGGGCGACTTCCGTTGGGAGAACTACACGGCGTCCGTCGATGTCTCCTTCCCGGACGCGGGCGGCGGACTCGCCGCGCTCGGCGTGCGGCAGCAGAAGGGGATGGCGATCAGTGACGCCGCCTACAACGTGCGGATCGGGGCCGACGGAGCCTGGACGTTCCACGAGTACGGCACGGTCGTCGCCCAGGGCAAGGTCGCGGCCGCCGACCACTACCGGCTCGCCGTCGAGGCGAAGGGGGCGCGGGTCACCGCGTTCGTCGACGGTGAGGCCGTCGCGACGTACGACGACCCGACCCCGGAGCGCGCGGGCCGCGTCAAGCTCGGCAGCGACTTCCACCGGACCGGCTTCGACAACCTGAAGGTCGAGACGGTCGACGGGTACGCCCCGTACGGCACCGAGCAGCTCGACAACATGGACAAGTCTGTGCGGTATGAGGGGAGTTGGAGTCGTAAGGCTTCGCTCGGGGATGCCATGGACTGGTATCGGACCACGTCGACGAGCACGGCGGCCGGCGCGTCCTTCACCGTCCCGTTCCGCGGGACGGGCGTCGACGTCATCGGCGGCAACGACGGCAGCGCCGTGCTCGACGTGTACGTCGACGGCCACCTGGTCGCGCGGAACGCGAAGAGCGTCGCCGCCGACAAGCGGCTCGCGACGTACGCGCTGCGCGGCCTGCGGGACGGCAGGCACGAGGCACGGTTCGTGCTGAAGTCGGGCAAGCTCGTCGTCGACGCGTTGCAGACCGCGTCCGGCGCGGTGAGCGGCGCCGTGGACACCTCGGCGATCCGTGAGGCGCTGACGGACGTCGGTACGCCGGAGCGCGGTGCGTACACGGCCGCGTCCTGGGCCGTGTACGCGTACGACCGCGATGCCGCGCGGGCCGCGGTGGCCGGGCGGAAGGGGCTCGACGCCGTCGGTGTCGCGCAGATCGCGGACCGGCTGCGGGCCGCGTACGGCCAATTGGAGCCCGCGGGCGAGTAGCGCGCTCAGACCGTTTCGCGGCGCCAGGCCGACGGCGCGGGCAGCGTCTGCGGGGCGGCCGGGAGCGATGACGAGCGGATCATCAACTCCGGGAGGATCAGGGCCCGCCCCGCGGGCCTGCGGCTGCCTTCGAGGAGCCGTGCCAGCATCATCTCGACCGCCGTGCGGCCCACCAGTGCCTTGGGGGCCGCACGGCCGTGATGGCGGGATCGGCGAGGTGCGCGACCTCGTCGTCGTAGCTGACGAGCGCCATGTCGTCCGGGACCCGGATGCCCTGTTCGGTGAGGTACTGGACGATCGAGAGGGCGTCCGGGTCGCTGTGCACGATGAGCGCGGTGATGCGCGAGCGGCGGCAGCCGTCGAGGATGTCGGCGATGATCCGGCGGTGCCCGGGGACGTCGAGCGCGACGCTCTCGCGTATCAGGAAGGCGTCGGACAGGCCGAGTGCGGCGCAGGAGCGGTGCCAGCCGACCGCGAGGTGCGCCGAGGTGGGGCTGCCCTTGGACAGTACGAGGCCGATGTCGCGGTGGCCGAGCGTGTGCAGATGCCGGACCGCCATCTCCATGCCGGTCGCGTGGTCGCTGCGTACCCACTCCATCTGGTGCGGGGTCGGGGTCCACTCGGGCGTCTGGCGCTCCACGAAGACGACGGGGACCGGGAGTTTGCCGATCCAGTCGAGCATCTCGTGCATACCGGGGCCTTCGAGGTTCGGCGCGAGGAGCAGGCCTTGCACCTGGCCCGATTCGGTCAGCCGGACGATCTGCCGCCGATCCTCGGCCTGGTCGTAACTGGAGCCGCGCAGCTGGACGTTGACGCCGTGCGCCGCCGCCGCGTTGCGAACGCCACTGACGATGTGCGGCCAGTAGAAGTCCAGCGAAGGAACGACCATCCCGATCGTGAACGCGGGCGTCGCGAGCCGCCGTCTGCGCACCGGCTCGTGCTCCAGCGGCGAGGGCAGCGTCGCCCCGCCGTGCACCCGGGTGAGCAGGCCGCGATCGGCGAGGGCCGCGATGTCGCGGCGGATCGTCAGCTCGCTCACCGAGAGGTCGCGGGCGAGATCGCGGACGCGAACGGCGCCGTGCAGGCGCAGCTGATCCATCAGGCGTTCGCGGCGTTGCAGCGCGAACAACTGGTCGGCCCCCTCGGAACCACCCCGTGTGGGCGTCATGGCGTATCCCCTCCCGTCCGGGTTCAAAGGCGGGCTCTGAGCCGGGCGCGATGTTCGAGTCTGTTCAGATCGTTTCGTATGTGGTCGAGCTCTGGTGACTTTGTGCGGGCGACCACTATCTCTGACTCAGCGACTTCTGGCTGGAACTCGCCGGAAACACGGATGGCACCTGCTGTTGCAGCGGGCGCCCACAAGGCAGAGGAGCCCGCACCCCATGCAGACCAAGGCCCGCGCTCTGGTCGTGATGAGCAGGTCCAGCTTCGAAGCCCACTTCGACCGGGACCGGCTGCGGCGCCTCGCCGACCTCGTGACCCTGGACGAGCCGTGCTGGACCGACGACCTGGACAGCGCCGGGGCGCGCGAACGCCTCGCCCGCGCCGAGGTCCTCCTCACGTCCTGGGGCGCGCCCGCCCTCACCCCGCAGCGGCTCGCCGCCGCGCCCCGCCTGCGGGCCGTGCTGCACGGCGCCGGCAGCGTCCGCGACCTCGTCGGCCAGGAGGTGTGGCGGCGCGGGATCCGCGTCACCAGCGCCGCCGACGCCAACGCCGTACCGGTCGCGGAGTACACCCTCGCGGCGATCATCTTCGCCGGGAAGAAGGTGCCGTTCCTCGCCGCCGACGAGCAGCGGGCGTACGGCGGCTGGGGCTCGGTCAGCGGCTACGGCGACCTGTCCAACTTCCACCGGACCGTCGGCGTCGTCGGCTTCTCGCGGATCGGGCGGCAGGTCGTCGAGCTGCTCAAGGTGCTGCGCGGCACCACCGTCCTCGTCGCCGACCCGTACGCCGACGCGGACGAGGTGGCGCGGGCCGGCGCGACGCTCGTACCGCTGGAGGAGATGCTGCCCCGGGTCCACGTGCTGTCCGTGCACGCACCCGAGACGGCCGAGACGCACCACCTCATCGGGGCCGAACAACTGCGCAGGCTGCCCGACTTCGCCACCGTCATCAACACGGCACGCGGCTCCCTTGTCGACTCCGACGCGCTGGCCGCCGAGTGCGCCGCCCGCAGGCTCTTCGCGATCCTCGATGTCACCGACCCCGAGCCGCTGCCCGCCGACTCGCCGCTGCGCAGCCTCGCTCGCGTGATGATCACGCCGCACGTCGCCGGCTCCCTCGGCAGCGAGATCGGCCGGCTCACCGACCACGTCCTCGACGAACTCGCCCGCTGGGTCGAGCGCCGGCCACTGCACGCCGAGATCACCGCGGAGAGCTGGGCCCTCGGCCTCAGCGCCTGACACCACCCGTACCCGCACCCGTACCCGCACCCGCACCCGTACGTCGTTCCAAACGTCCCGACCGTCCCGACCGTCCCGTCCTCAACCGCTCCACCCGTGAGCTCAAAGGAGAGCCGCCGACATGAAGTTGAAGAAGAGCCTCGTCCGCATCGCGCCG includes:
- a CDS encoding GH59 galactosidase; the protein is MPSEKNVRASRTTRGQGRPRWGALSVAAVVALGAGLLAAPPGHAADDPVEVVVDGNDVRADNVNGLTYKGLGVLSCNSTSNLLMDYKAEHPERYWQFIRTMFGGSHPLINHVKVEMGSDTNTSTGADPATMRTRDELADASRSPGFQLAADAKTVNPGLKVSVLRWEMPQWVQTEWNKGTGTDEMYRWYKETLLDVYQKYGYMVDYVNPDKNETGTPDVSFIKWYKNAVASDTEFSDARYGIPEGRRDEVARAYHSIKIVASDENQSKKIGPALLTDTELFGMVDAVGYHYNTDDRLDGAADSATYQPYTKLATGRTPNGQDKEVWYSEGTGSFGVTDYRVNNNEGPGGASTGIGGVQSALDVANRLVKGYANSKRTHYIFQPAIGSFYEGAQYSHKELVSARDPWSGYLHYDAAIYVMQQFTQFAKTGWENDTNTAGIWRTVPEASHSGVSGTENLDGSNGAPSYMTLADPAKKDFSTVVVNDSDQAKTYRIKAENLRLGSDPTMEVWETRAADAGQRYDANFKHLVDEIRPDGDGYYAYTVKPRSITTLTTLDASADDATARRLPASGERTVLDTDASGGRADTRDRYLYADDFAYDEEGKVRVGKTYQPYLASRGDQPRYMVDQTGAWEVGDDGKLYQYMDPSMKDTAAWNKNTPNTTVGDFRWENYTASVDVSFPDAGGGLAALGVRQQKGMAISDAAYNVRIGADGAWTFHEYGTVVAQGKVAAADHYRLAVEAKGARVTAFVDGEAVATYDDPTPERAGRVKLGSDFHRTGFDNLKVETVDGYAPYGTEQLDNMDKSVRYEGSWSRKASLGDAMDWYRTTSTSTAAGASFTVPFRGTGVDVIGGNDGSAVLDVYVDGHLVARNAKSVAADKRLATYALRGLRDGRHEARFVLKSGKLVVDALQTASGAVSGAVDTSAIREALTDVGTPERGAYTAASWAVYAYDRDAARAAVAGRKGLDAVGVAQIADRLRAAYGQLEPAGE
- a CDS encoding hydroxyacid dehydrogenase, producing the protein MQTKARALVVMSRSSFEAHFDRDRLRRLADLVTLDEPCWTDDLDSAGARERLARAEVLLTSWGAPALTPQRLAAAPRLRAVLHGAGSVRDLVGQEVWRRGIRVTSAADANAVPVAEYTLAAIIFAGKKVPFLAADEQRAYGGWGSVSGYGDLSNFHRTVGVVGFSRIGRQVVELLKVLRGTTVLVADPYADADEVARAGATLVPLEEMLPRVHVLSVHAPETAETHHLIGAEQLRRLPDFATVINTARGSLVDSDALAAECAARRLFAILDVTDPEPLPADSPLRSLARVMITPHVAGSLGSEIGRLTDHVLDELARWVERRPLHAEITAESWALGLSA
- a CDS encoding substrate-binding domain-containing protein, whose product is MTPTRGGSEGADQLFALQRRERLMDQLRLHGAVRVRDLARDLSVSELTIRRDIAALADRGLLTRVHGGATLPSPLEHEPVRRRRLATPAFTIGMVVPSLDFYWPHIVSGVRNAAAAHGVNVQLRGSSYDQAEDRRQIVRLTESGQVQGLLLAPNLEGPGMHEMLDWIGKLPVPVVFVERQTPEWTPTPHQMEWVRSDHATGMEMAVRHLHTLGHRDIGLVLSKGSPTSAHLAVGWHRSCAALGLSDAFLIRESVALDVPGHRRIIADILDGCRRSRITALIVHSDPDALSIVQYLTEQGIRVPDDMALVSYDDEVAHLADPAITAVRPPRHWWAARRSR